Proteins from one Candidatus Neomarinimicrobiota bacterium genomic window:
- a CDS encoding polysaccharide export protein has product MKRLTQINFLLLILIATGVLLSACSGTRTSSTELFSSSEAGSLIIERKSQDYVIQSGDEITLSVWGYEEFETNTQVNSRGTITIPLVGELKASGLTKQTFKDTVKSKLANYIKGEIQCTVTITSPDDNIVSVLGSVGRPDNYQLMNSVNLFEILSKAGGTTEQADLRNIRIYRNSGTGETVEVDLAKYFEQQEMRNPLPQVRPGDVVYVPRQENFIRDLSGFLRDVVLLFSIFRVV; this is encoded by the coding sequence ATGAAGCGACTTACTCAAATAAATTTTCTCTTGTTAATACTGATCGCCACTGGTGTGCTTTTGAGTGCGTGTTCAGGAACGCGTACGTCCTCTACTGAACTGTTCTCCAGTTCGGAAGCCGGGTCATTGATTATTGAGCGTAAGTCGCAAGATTACGTCATTCAATCCGGCGATGAAATCACGTTGTCGGTGTGGGGGTATGAAGAATTTGAGACAAACACTCAGGTGAATAGTCGCGGCACGATTACGATACCGTTAGTCGGGGAGCTGAAGGCCAGCGGATTAACGAAACAGACGTTCAAGGACACCGTGAAGTCCAAACTCGCCAATTATATCAAGGGTGAAATCCAGTGTACGGTCACCATTACGAGCCCGGATGACAATATCGTATCCGTGCTGGGCTCTGTTGGCAGGCCGGATAATTACCAATTGATGAATTCGGTGAACCTCTTTGAGATCCTCTCAAAGGCCGGCGGTACCACTGAGCAGGCAGATCTCCGGAATATCCGAATTTACCGGAACAGCGGTACCGGCGAAACGGTCGAAGTCGATTTGGCAAAATATTTTGAGCAACAAGAGATGCGCAATCCGCTCCCCCAGGTTCGTCCGGGTGACGTGGTTTATGTGCCCAGACAGGAAAACTTTATCCGGGATCTTTCCGGGTTCCTGCGGGATGTCGTACTCCTGTTCAGCATCTTTAGGGTGGTGTAA
- a CDS encoding O-antigen ligase family protein: MYGSNRTNGGTIVGTNRRADSNLWPVLGLDAETAPSILIILAGTVLIGGALYFSHGNIFAGAAVLAVMGLLLITWYRVDLSLYVLYGMVLVFDQFHIPGFYPITYTLDFFRNLKEISFLPTISAGVMNPIEIHLVLILFVWFLVVAIKKRFALRSVPAWGPAILFFGWLLLAYAMGIQQGGDFLTALWEVRALFYLGVVYIVVPQIIQTRRQVEIFMWVTIGAITVKALQAIARFIALGFSFGGRPTLTNHEDPVFIVTLFVLAIGLVLFNSKHRQKLILLLLALPLYMGFFLGQRRAAYASFIISMGAFVFLLPRIARWKFIKAAVPVVILALIYFAAFWNSNSTLASPVQQIKSGIYGLDRDVVSDQDYYSNLYREYENYNLAYTTRRHPVMGVGFGRKYEQPLGLANINFPLRDYIPHNEIFWVIVKTGGIGFFLFWLFFNSVGAKAASLSMRIQDPYLKAIAVMIAIAIINQMTVSFYDLQLTYYRNMIYLGALMGLLPTLEHLAPEKGENNAKQ; the protein is encoded by the coding sequence ATGTACGGTTCGAACCGAACGAACGGAGGCACCATCGTTGGGACCAATCGGAGAGCTGATAGTAATCTCTGGCCAGTCCTGGGGCTTGATGCTGAAACAGCACCCAGCATTCTGATTATCCTGGCGGGTACAGTCCTCATCGGTGGGGCACTGTACTTTTCCCATGGTAACATTTTTGCAGGTGCCGCTGTCTTAGCCGTGATGGGATTACTCCTGATCACCTGGTATCGGGTTGATCTGAGCTTATATGTGCTCTACGGTATGGTATTAGTGTTCGATCAGTTCCATATTCCTGGATTTTATCCCATCACCTACACACTGGATTTTTTCCGAAACCTGAAGGAGATATCTTTCCTACCGACGATTAGTGCCGGAGTAATGAATCCCATTGAGATTCATCTGGTATTGATCTTGTTTGTTTGGTTCCTGGTGGTAGCTATTAAGAAGCGGTTTGCACTCCGATCGGTTCCGGCGTGGGGACCAGCAATATTATTCTTTGGGTGGCTTTTACTCGCATACGCAATGGGAATCCAGCAGGGCGGAGATTTCCTCACCGCCCTCTGGGAAGTGAGGGCGCTGTTTTATCTCGGCGTGGTGTACATTGTTGTTCCGCAGATTATACAGACCCGGCGCCAGGTTGAGATTTTTATGTGGGTGACCATTGGCGCTATCACGGTGAAGGCCCTGCAAGCCATTGCCCGGTTCATAGCGCTCGGGTTCAGTTTTGGCGGACGTCCCACACTCACGAATCACGAAGACCCGGTGTTTATAGTCACCCTTTTCGTGTTGGCCATCGGCTTGGTCCTCTTTAACTCGAAGCATCGGCAAAAGCTCATTTTACTCCTTTTGGCCTTACCGTTATATATGGGGTTTTTCCTGGGCCAGCGACGCGCAGCGTACGCCTCGTTTATTATTTCGATGGGAGCATTTGTGTTTTTATTACCGAGGATTGCCCGGTGGAAGTTTATTAAGGCGGCCGTACCGGTGGTCATTCTGGCGCTGATTTACTTCGCCGCCTTTTGGAACAGTAACAGTACACTTGCTTCACCAGTCCAGCAAATCAAATCCGGTATCTACGGGCTGGACCGGGATGTAGTCTCGGACCAGGATTACTACTCGAATCTCTACCGGGAGTATGAGAATTACAACCTTGCGTATACCACTCGACGACATCCGGTAATGGGAGTCGGTTTCGGGAGGAAATACGAACAGCCACTCGGGTTAGCTAATATCAACTTTCCACTCCGCGATTACATACCGCACAATGAGATTTTTTGGGTTATTGTGAAAACCGGGGGGATTGGTTTCTTCCTGTTCTGGCTGTTTTTCAACTCAGTGGGAGCGAAGGCTGCATCGCTATCTATGCGAATTCAGGATCCGTATTTAAAAGCCATAGCCGTGATGATCGCCATTGCAATTATTAACCAGATGACGGTTTCATTCTATGACCTGCAGCTGACCTATTACCGAAACATGATTTACCTGGGAGCACTCATGGGGCTTCTGCCAACATTGGAACATCTGGCACCAGAAAAAGGAGAGAATAATGCAAAACAATAA
- a CDS encoding WecB/TagA/CpsF family glycosyltransferase → MQNNNALNTELSTKPLHGDYKFPTVQTYHFWGTRVDSLTKSEALEAIHSLISQRRPENISRPAQVYFTNVHTIHLARKDPEFHRIIEQADLVLPDGSGLDLAGRLFRKPIRENLNGTDLTPEVLGIAEEQGWSVYLLGAKPNVMNNCVRHIRRRFPDLILAGHHHGYFDEVQEKIILREIFRYQPDIVLVGMGAPLQEKWITNHLDDLEARICFGVGGLFDFLGGEAPRAPRWMRNAGIEWVYRFLHQPKKKWNRVFVEIPLFLGFIFVNWLRMKSNAMVETVTS, encoded by the coding sequence ATGCAAAACAATAACGCGTTAAATACTGAGTTAAGTACCAAACCATTACATGGAGATTACAAGTTTCCAACGGTGCAAACTTACCATTTCTGGGGAACCCGGGTGGATAGTTTGACGAAAAGTGAAGCTCTGGAAGCCATTCATTCTCTGATATCGCAGAGAAGACCGGAGAATATTTCCAGGCCTGCTCAGGTGTATTTTACCAATGTTCATACGATTCATCTGGCAAGGAAAGATCCGGAATTCCACCGGATTATTGAACAGGCGGATCTGGTGCTGCCGGATGGCAGCGGACTGGATTTGGCCGGCCGGCTGTTCCGGAAACCCATACGGGAAAACTTGAATGGAACCGACCTGACACCTGAAGTGCTAGGCATTGCTGAAGAACAGGGATGGTCGGTTTATCTCCTTGGGGCAAAACCGAATGTCATGAATAACTGTGTGCGACATATCCGGCGACGTTTTCCGGATCTGATTCTCGCCGGGCACCATCATGGGTACTTTGATGAGGTACAGGAAAAAATTATTCTGCGGGAAATTTTCCGGTATCAACCGGACATCGTATTGGTTGGAATGGGGGCGCCGTTACAGGAGAAGTGGATTACGAACCACCTGGATGACCTGGAAGCGCGTATCTGTTTTGGAGTGGGAGGCTTATTCGATTTCCTCGGGGGCGAGGCTCCCAGAGCTCCCCGCTGGATGCGAAATGCGGGAATTGAATGGGTGTATCGCTTTTTACATCAACCAAAGAAAAAGTGGAACCGGGTTTTTGTTGAAATTCCACTCTTTCTGGGATTCATATTCGTTAACTGGCTTCGAATGAAAAGCAATGCCATGGTTGAGACGGTCACTTCATGA
- a CDS encoding flippase, with protein sequence MNGDIKKSIAKNTGVMMIAQMITWVSSFVLLMFLPRYLGSVEYGRLHLALSIAMILRIIIDFGGNHLIPKEVAKSRERLPDVLMSFIGVRSGIWLAVLGGIALFTLIAGYSGYVRLLILIMAFSTLWQGLQKALRGCFQGCEMMEYPSIGNVAEKVFLTSLAVAALLLGANALTIVIVMTTAAIVNFLVCVKFAPKILDHLPAFNVATSVNMVRQSLPYFLWSVSSVIYYRVDTVMLSLMTPEQVIGWYGASYKFFDVVMFLPTILTTVLFPILSKLWVDGEDKLLETLRPSLKYIILAGIPVSILFFGYAEQIIDLFYGIEEYRSSVIVLQVFAPGIVLVYIDFILGNTILATDKQVPWAAVGGIAIVLNVVLNLFLIPHFQNTMGNGGVGAAITTLITEALVMVAAFFVLPRSYGKVFPLPETIRVLGAGSVMLAVVWWLHSIGVFWIFGAIISGIVYAGMVFAFRILGVREKELLSRYLSIGHLKSLVSEKGSAI encoded by the coding sequence ATGAACGGCGATATCAAAAAATCGATTGCGAAAAATACCGGGGTGATGATGATCGCCCAGATGATCACCTGGGTGAGCAGTTTTGTGCTGCTGATGTTTTTGCCCCGGTATCTCGGCAGTGTGGAGTACGGGCGGCTCCATTTGGCGCTCTCTATTGCGATGATCCTGCGGATTATCATCGATTTTGGCGGGAATCACCTGATTCCCAAAGAAGTGGCCAAGAGTCGGGAGCGATTGCCGGATGTTTTAATGAGTTTTATTGGAGTCCGAAGTGGGATTTGGCTTGCGGTACTTGGCGGAATAGCTCTGTTTACCTTGATCGCGGGCTATTCCGGATACGTCCGGCTTTTGATTCTGATCATGGCCTTCTCAACCCTGTGGCAAGGCCTGCAGAAGGCGCTGCGTGGATGTTTCCAGGGCTGTGAGATGATGGAATATCCCTCTATCGGAAATGTGGCGGAAAAGGTGTTTCTGACTTCTTTGGCAGTCGCGGCTCTATTATTAGGGGCGAATGCCCTTACCATCGTTATCGTCATGACGACGGCGGCAATCGTGAATTTCCTGGTGTGCGTTAAATTTGCTCCGAAAATCCTCGATCACTTACCTGCGTTTAACGTGGCCACTTCAGTGAATATGGTGCGCCAGAGTCTTCCCTACTTTTTGTGGTCGGTTTCGTCGGTAATTTATTATCGTGTGGATACGGTTATGCTTTCACTGATGACTCCTGAACAGGTCATCGGGTGGTACGGCGCCTCGTACAAGTTTTTTGACGTGGTAATGTTTCTCCCGACGATACTGACCACCGTCCTGTTTCCGATTCTTTCGAAACTTTGGGTTGACGGAGAGGATAAATTGCTGGAAACGCTCCGCCCCAGCCTAAAATATATCATTCTTGCCGGGATCCCGGTCAGCATTCTCTTCTTCGGGTACGCCGAACAGATTATCGACCTGTTTTACGGCATAGAAGAGTACAGGAGCTCGGTGATTGTGCTGCAGGTGTTCGCGCCGGGCATTGTCCTGGTTTATATCGATTTCATCCTGGGTAATACAATCCTGGCCACGGATAAACAGGTGCCGTGGGCAGCCGTTGGTGGGATCGCTATTGTCCTCAACGTCGTCCTGAATTTATTCCTGATTCCGCATTTCCAGAATACTATGGGAAACGGCGGAGTCGGAGCTGCAATAACAACCCTCATTACAGAAGCACTGGTTATGGTGGCAGCCTTCTTCGTATTACCGCGTTCCTATGGGAAGGTATTTCCGCTACCAGAAACTATTCGGGTTCTTGGCGCCGGATCAGTCATGCTAGCGGTGGTCTGGTGGTTGCACAGTATTGGTGTCTTCTGGATTTTCGGAGCAATTATTAGTGGAATCGTATATGCCGGAATGGTATTCGCTTTTCGGATTTTGGGTGTCCGTGAGAAGGAATTGCTCTCGCGGTACCTGTCAATCGGTCATTTAAAATCACTGGTATCAGAGAAAGGAAGCGCCATATGA
- a CDS encoding glycosyltransferase family 4 protein, with amino-acid sequence MRILHIMPYSPVPPTFGGALREYYILKNLLREHQVTVVFYGTEEDRQNLGEEFGDAVESIHAVPQPWERKFRRIAQLRTIVSQHSYFYHNNIRSSMQSKVDDLFRMKNFDMVHFEFSIMGSIAVPDNIPTIVDTHNVEYANFRRMWKKSTSPIRKWFYGREYKKVYQEEVDILGNQDAIFVTSGNDGEIMDQDIPEVPKHIIPNGVDTIFFTPESSPVKPNSLVFTGMMAYTPNNDGMLYFMKEIFPLIRAEVPDVQLSIVGKRPTKKLQSYASKQVEVTGFVEDVRPYIRNASVYIVPLRMGSGTRLKVLEALATKKPVVSTSIGCEGIDVEDGKSILIRDEPKPFAKSVINLLKDEKRRQELAMNGYRLIKKKYDWEAVGDKMLEIYRQYEQKFNGQPRSTKTVSAVR; translated from the coding sequence ATGAGAATTTTACATATCATGCCGTATTCGCCTGTTCCGCCCACATTTGGAGGTGCCTTGCGGGAGTATTATATCCTGAAGAACCTTCTACGGGAGCATCAGGTGACCGTCGTGTTCTATGGGACTGAGGAAGATCGGCAAAATCTGGGGGAAGAGTTTGGAGATGCGGTGGAGTCGATCCACGCTGTGCCGCAGCCGTGGGAGCGGAAATTTCGGCGGATCGCCCAGCTGAGAACAATTGTTAGCCAACATAGCTACTTTTATCACAATAATATCAGAAGCTCCATGCAGTCCAAAGTAGACGACCTCTTCCGCATGAAGAATTTTGACATGGTCCATTTCGAATTTTCCATCATGGGAAGTATTGCCGTTCCCGACAATATTCCGACGATTGTCGATACCCACAACGTGGAGTATGCCAACTTCCGCCGAATGTGGAAGAAGTCCACCTCTCCGATCAGGAAATGGTTTTATGGTCGTGAATATAAAAAGGTGTACCAGGAGGAGGTTGACATCCTGGGAAATCAGGATGCGATCTTCGTCACCTCCGGCAATGATGGGGAGATTATGGATCAGGACATTCCGGAGGTGCCGAAGCACATTATCCCGAACGGTGTGGATACCATTTTTTTTACACCGGAGTCCTCCCCGGTAAAACCTAATTCCCTGGTTTTTACCGGTATGATGGCCTATACGCCCAACAACGACGGGATGCTCTATTTCATGAAAGAGATCTTTCCGCTCATCAGAGCGGAAGTCCCCGATGTGCAACTCTCGATTGTCGGGAAACGACCGACGAAAAAACTCCAGTCATATGCGTCCAAACAGGTGGAAGTTACCGGGTTTGTAGAAGATGTGCGTCCCTATATCAGGAATGCTTCGGTGTATATCGTGCCGTTGCGGATGGGAAGCGGCACCAGGTTGAAGGTACTGGAAGCGTTGGCGACTAAAAAGCCGGTGGTTTCAACAAGTATCGGATGCGAAGGGATAGATGTGGAAGACGGGAAATCCATATTGATCAGAGATGAGCCCAAACCGTTCGCAAAGTCGGTTATCAATCTGCTAAAAGATGAAAAACGCCGGCAGGAACTAGCCATGAACGGGTACCGGCTGATCAAGAAAAAATACGACTGGGAGGCTGTGGGCGACAAGATGCTTGAAATTTATCGGCAGTACGAACAAAAATTTAACGGGCAACCCAGGTCGACCAAGACAGTTTCAGCCGTGAGATAG
- a CDS encoding polysaccharide deacetylase family protein codes for MDHLQEQLDPVNGNGHDDMANTALGLTDTGRDNVDDSRNIKILLYHRIVEDKKLLKTDTANLCTHVDQFRYHLEILEMFGYTPITLHDYQLYLQGEVHLPRKPIIITFDDGYLDTFNLAYPALHERGMTAVFFVLGDRTLEWNEWDADISIEPAPLMDDDLIRELHQQGFEIGSHTLSHPDLTRVPEWEAWREIGQSKSNLTELLGEPIHSFSYPYSSVDDKIRSFARTIGYSFACSVYTGPPEFGKEPHEIRRIEIHNDISLFGFMTRLLLPVEQVYWSWWKMMSTIDSERFSGTAMEHDGGGVQNGGTGT; via the coding sequence ATGGATCATTTACAGGAACAGTTGGATCCCGTGAATGGAAACGGGCATGATGATATGGCTAACACGGCATTAGGCCTTACGGATACAGGCCGGGATAATGTTGATGATTCACGGAATATTAAGATCTTGCTTTATCATCGGATCGTGGAGGATAAAAAATTGTTAAAGACCGATACAGCAAATCTGTGTACTCACGTGGATCAATTCAGGTATCACCTGGAGATCCTGGAAATGTTTGGGTACACACCAATCACCCTGCATGATTATCAGTTGTATCTTCAGGGCGAAGTCCACCTGCCGCGGAAACCGATAATTATTACGTTTGATGATGGCTATCTGGATACCTTCAACCTGGCTTATCCGGCGTTGCACGAACGTGGCATGACGGCCGTCTTTTTTGTGCTGGGAGACAGAACGCTGGAGTGGAATGAATGGGACGCGGATATATCTATTGAACCAGCACCACTTATGGACGATGATCTCATCCGCGAGCTGCACCAGCAGGGATTCGAAATTGGATCGCATACGCTGAGTCATCCGGATTTAACCCGGGTTCCCGAATGGGAAGCCTGGCGGGAAATCGGCCAGTCCAAATCGAACCTGACGGAGTTACTGGGAGAGCCGATCCACAGTTTTTCATATCCGTATAGCAGCGTTGATGACAAAATCAGATCGTTTGCCAGGACCATCGGGTACTCCTTTGCATGCAGTGTCTATACTGGTCCGCCTGAATTCGGTAAAGAACCACATGAAATTCGGCGGATCGAGATTCACAATGACATCAGCCTCTTTGGATTCATGACAAGATTACTACTGCCGGTGGAACAGGTGTACTGGTCCTGGTGGAAAATGATGAGTACAATCGACTCGGAAAGATTTTCGGGGACGGCAATGGAGCACGATGGCGGCGGAGTACAAAACGGAGGGACCGGAACATGA
- a CDS encoding DegT/DnrJ/EryC1/StrS family aminotransferase, giving the protein MSYHFAEYRKLLPEPVYYYGNANHGMYDLLLWLQRENPIDNPNVILPAYIPAKLYRLALAVGYEPRFYDVTNLGELEPEQITEKIDNNTQAALAIHYFGIPTSLIEIKKQLSTRGVFLIEDCAHTLAAETDEGTLGTLGDAAIFSTRKMLQLPCGGFLTINANPDGFAPSYSTKVRSIYSGGKWFATRMKYLYFKLTRGADPLNQAWIPSTGYIKFGEEQHFRTKEMSRFGRYYLEKVDLANIIRRRRENYTYLASQITESKRLQKFRAALGLAHTPELRPVAPELKDGWVPYSMPMLLPAHIRDPMREVLCEYGVGCGAGWPEAPFGMDGYQSTRYLAGKVIELPIHQGMNFHQLDRIVSGMEQFLESYLNQEVPALRTNGNDNLLGLGNKGVVQTHA; this is encoded by the coding sequence ATGAGTTACCACTTTGCAGAATACCGGAAACTGTTGCCGGAGCCGGTGTATTATTACGGGAATGCGAACCACGGAATGTATGATCTGCTGCTATGGTTACAGCGGGAGAATCCGATTGACAATCCGAATGTGATCCTTCCGGCTTATATCCCGGCGAAATTATACCGGCTGGCGCTGGCAGTAGGATATGAACCGAGATTTTATGATGTCACGAACCTTGGTGAGTTAGAGCCGGAGCAGATCACCGAAAAAATAGACAATAACACCCAGGCAGCACTCGCTATTCACTATTTTGGCATTCCGACATCATTGATAGAGATAAAAAAGCAATTGAGTACTCGCGGCGTATTTTTAATCGAGGATTGCGCTCACACGCTCGCCGCTGAAACCGACGAGGGCACATTGGGTACCCTCGGAGATGCCGCAATATTCAGTACAAGGAAAATGCTGCAGTTACCCTGCGGCGGTTTTTTAACTATTAACGCCAATCCAGATGGGTTTGCCCCTTCTTATAGCACCAAAGTGCGCAGTATTTACTCCGGTGGAAAGTGGTTCGCCACCCGAATGAAATACCTTTATTTCAAGCTGACTCGAGGAGCCGATCCACTCAACCAGGCATGGATACCCAGCACCGGATACATCAAATTCGGTGAAGAGCAGCATTTCCGAACCAAAGAGATGTCAAGATTCGGCAGATATTATCTGGAGAAGGTCGACCTTGCCAATATAATACGGCGGCGTCGCGAAAATTATACATATCTGGCTTCACAAATAACTGAAAGCAAACGACTACAGAAATTTCGTGCGGCCCTGGGTTTAGCGCATACTCCGGAACTGAGACCGGTTGCGCCCGAGCTCAAGGACGGATGGGTTCCGTACAGTATGCCGATGCTCCTTCCGGCACACATCCGTGATCCGATGCGAGAGGTTCTTTGCGAATATGGTGTAGGATGTGGAGCCGGATGGCCTGAGGCGCCATTTGGGATGGACGGATATCAGTCCACCAGATACCTGGCGGGGAAAGTCATTGAATTGCCGATACACCAGGGTATGAATTTTCATCAGCTGGACAGAATTGTATCAGGAATGGAACAATTTCTCGAATCATATTTGAACCAGGAAGTACCCGCACTCCGAACTAACGGTAATGATAACTTGCTCGGATTAGGTAATAAGGGGGTCGTGCAAACTCATGCATAA
- a CDS encoding GNAT family N-acetyltransferase produces the protein MHKTMTDTTDYQTEQDVMLSRQEWDTKEEVKVELVESTAEWDKLRPVWNRIVEESGAHIFQTYQWQRTWWKHFHEDNDLFIMAFYYVDRIVGIAPMFVEKSTFGNYEVYRRLRLIGSSVTTGDVSGTFTDYSPSDYLDFVAYPECKEVVAEEFLTFLESREEQFDEISFRELREDGMIYQYVLPKLARHGEWKMQKEPSEKCPMIFLSGEMKHYLQGLSRKARYELRYSKRAVTEKDKFRVERISTPEEMETAFDRFVELHQARWNRQGMPGAFADNRYTDFLRDVTGTFLEEGWLRMSTAVSPDDKCVAVEYGIAFSDRIYDYLKAFDDTSPLAKYSPGKALVYFLIEQGIEEECEVYDLLRGDERYKMRLAARTEQNWHATIRPKREEVNFGRAYYAVQEFTSGIKYRINREKLLVKVHVNQFGWLKFIPRYWNFITGRIKSALA, from the coding sequence ATGCATAAAACAATGACAGATACGACAGACTATCAGACGGAACAGGATGTGATGTTGTCCCGGCAGGAGTGGGACACGAAAGAGGAGGTGAAGGTTGAACTGGTAGAATCGACCGCAGAATGGGACAAATTGCGTCCGGTTTGGAACAGAATTGTTGAGGAGTCAGGTGCGCATATTTTCCAAACCTATCAGTGGCAACGGACATGGTGGAAACATTTTCATGAGGACAATGATCTGTTCATCATGGCTTTCTATTATGTTGATCGAATCGTCGGTATTGCTCCGATGTTCGTTGAAAAGAGCACCTTTGGTAATTATGAAGTATACCGAAGATTACGATTGATTGGCTCTTCAGTGACAACAGGTGATGTCTCGGGGACGTTTACGGATTATAGTCCCAGTGACTACCTGGATTTTGTCGCCTATCCCGAATGCAAGGAGGTCGTAGCGGAGGAGTTCCTAACGTTTCTTGAGTCCCGCGAAGAGCAGTTCGACGAGATAAGTTTCAGGGAGCTGCGGGAAGACGGGATGATATATCAATATGTGTTGCCGAAACTTGCCCGGCACGGTGAATGGAAAATGCAGAAGGAGCCATCCGAAAAATGCCCGATGATATTTTTGTCGGGAGAAATGAAACATTATCTCCAGGGATTGAGCCGGAAGGCGCGGTATGAACTCCGGTATTCAAAGCGGGCCGTCACAGAAAAAGATAAATTCCGGGTCGAACGAATTAGTACCCCAGAAGAAATGGAAACCGCCTTCGATCGATTCGTAGAACTTCATCAGGCACGATGGAACCGACAGGGGATGCCGGGTGCGTTTGCCGATAACCGTTATACTGATTTCCTGAGAGACGTCACCGGAACTTTTTTGGAGGAAGGCTGGCTGAGAATGTCCACAGCGGTATCGCCGGATGACAAGTGTGTCGCCGTGGAGTACGGTATTGCATTTAGCGACAGAATCTACGATTACCTGAAAGCATTTGATGATACATCGCCACTGGCCAAATACAGCCCGGGGAAAGCCCTGGTATATTTCCTGATAGAACAGGGGATTGAAGAGGAGTGCGAGGTGTATGATCTGCTGCGCGGTGATGAGCGGTATAAGATGCGCCTGGCAGCCCGGACGGAGCAGAACTGGCACGCAACCATTCGACCAAAGCGGGAGGAAGTGAATTTCGGTCGGGCATACTACGCTGTCCAGGAGTTTACCTCGGGTATTAAATACCGGATTAATCGGGAAAAGCTTCTGGTAAAAGTTCACGTGAACCAGTTTGGCTGGCTCAAATTTATACCACGGTACTGGAACTTTATTACCGGGCGAATTAAGAGTGCACTGGCATAA
- a CDS encoding acyltransferase, which produces MSTFRNWIAKVGEQSRFTLLQKIGRSLRRDSEYPLYRILWKGWIFLRSLMMARLYLWKCDSVGRLVRTRCKPHIENLGQIEIGDSVNINSRNVQTDFVTGPHGKITIGRETSINFGVSIVAQNCIDIGNQVRIGNYSMIFDSDMHIQGERFTHAEGQQVRIEDDAWLATRVIVLKGSLIGEGTVIAAGSVVSGIIPPHTVAAGMPAKVIKKLDTPEARRFWGDELTGQPEIPAPLQERVFRVMRQVWNPETPLSLKLTPHDIDAWDGRSHMELVKALETEFRCSFSKKDVTRMNSVENICRRIRKHGYDVQTTRKEEKVPHSQVTSINVE; this is translated from the coding sequence ATGTCGACATTCCGAAATTGGATTGCCAAGGTAGGTGAGCAGAGCCGGTTTACCCTGTTGCAGAAAATCGGTCGCAGCTTAAGACGGGACAGCGAGTATCCGCTGTATCGAATTCTCTGGAAGGGGTGGATTTTTCTGCGATCACTAATGATGGCGCGATTGTATCTGTGGAAGTGTGATTCGGTCGGCCGGCTGGTCCGAACCCGGTGTAAACCGCACATAGAAAATCTCGGTCAGATCGAGATCGGAGACAGTGTCAATATCAATTCCCGGAATGTTCAGACTGATTTCGTAACCGGACCGCATGGGAAAATTACTATCGGAAGGGAGACCAGCATTAATTTTGGTGTTTCGATAGTTGCTCAGAATTGTATTGATATCGGAAATCAGGTTCGGATAGGGAATTACAGCATGATTTTCGACTCCGATATGCATATCCAGGGAGAACGGTTCACCCATGCGGAAGGCCAGCAGGTCAGGATTGAAGATGATGCCTGGTTGGCGACGCGGGTGATCGTACTAAAAGGGTCACTGATAGGTGAAGGTACGGTCATTGCAGCCGGGAGTGTGGTCTCAGGAATCATTCCACCGCATACCGTGGCTGCCGGTATGCCCGCGAAAGTGATAAAAAAACTGGATACTCCGGAAGCTCGCCGGTTCTGGGGTGACGAGTTGACCGGGCAGCCCGAAATTCCTGCACCGCTCCAGGAACGGGTATTCCGGGTGATGCGGCAAGTATGGAATCCGGAGACTCCGCTCAGTTTAAAACTGACTCCGCACGATATTGATGCATGGGACGGCCGGTCGCATATGGAACTCGTCAAAGCTCTGGAAACTGAGTTCCGATGTAGCTTTTCCAAAAAAGATGTGACCAGGATGAACAGCGTGGAAAACATCTGCCGCCGGATTAGGAAGCATGGGTATGATGTTCAGACGACCAGGAAAGAAGAAAAGGTACCCCATTCTCAGGTTACTTCAATCAATGTGGAGTGA